A genomic segment from Nicotiana tabacum cultivar K326 chromosome 7, ASM71507v2, whole genome shotgun sequence encodes:
- the LOC107763460 gene encoding glyoxylase I 4-like: MGKEIVKAELGEETNFNWPSSMTSSSSNHEEITRMPLLALNHVSYVYKSVPKSVHFCEQVLGFVLIQRPSSFDFEGAWLFNHGIGIHLLGKEDTQSKKGKINPKDNHISLQYSDMDLIIERLDELNIEYVTAIVKEVLGTCPCCSAKGPMA; the protein is encoded by the exons ATGGGAAAAGAGATAGTGAAAGCAGAATTAGGAGAGGAGACAAACTTCAACTGGCCATCGTCAATGACATCATCCTCATCTAATCATGAAGAAATTACAAGGATGCCTTTGTTAGCACTGAACCATGTTTCCTATGTCTATAAATCTGTTCCTAAAAGTGTCCATTTCTGTGAGCAAGTTCTTGGCTTTGTTCTAATCCAGAGGCCCTCTTCCTTCGACTTTGAAGGAGCTTG GTTGTTCAACCATGGTATTGGAATACATTTGTTAGGAAAAGAAGATACACAATCAAAGAAGGGAAAGATAAACCCAAAAGACAATCACATTTCACTCCAGTATTCGGATATGGACCTCATTATTGAGAGATTGGATGAGTTGAACATTGAGTATGTAACAGCTATTGTGAAGGAAGTGTTGGGCACATGTCCATGCTGTTCAGCCAAAGGCCCAATGGCCTAA